The following are encoded in a window of Falco biarmicus isolate bFalBia1 chromosome 8, bFalBia1.pri, whole genome shotgun sequence genomic DNA:
- the DCAF17 gene encoding DDB1- and CUL4-associated factor 17 isoform X2: protein MRPQAAGGRRAASPNVCCLLARRAHGFYARDAGVAHRQNLGLLRKIVCQESTKFKNVWTTHSSSPIAYERGRIYLDNYQCCVSSIAQEPRILYQKPKCSKSEKIEDALLLESPLGEMLPSPSDYKSSLIVLTVQNWLLRLSADTGEILEKIYLAGSCCKFRYLSWDTPQEVMVVKSAQNKLPAAARQAGIQQSVLFYLAVFQVLPLSFIGMLEINKKIFGNSVTDVAVSNGILIVMCSMGLVRLYNFQAISEQFMEQPFDLGHEFNWNGQVGVVGKYPFGLPCNIKITDTPPLLFEASSLENAFQIGGYPWHYIITPNKKKHKGVFHICSLKDNALAKNGIQDMKCCSLEPDWIYFHPDMSGRIIHVGPDLIKVLKLKEVKNNTDQMEIAEDFTIVANRENCVNSAVTVTASGRVVKKRFNLLDDDPEQETFKIVDYEDELDLLSTVAVTEVGADGRAHLDLHCNERGILLKSIPLLESWDVTYSHEVYFDKDLVLHIEQKPNRRFSCYVYQMVCDTAKDDECSSHEKTERAFCKKGGRIFEYI, encoded by the exons ATGCGCCCGCAGGCAGCCGGCGGGAGGAGGGCCGCCTCCCCCAACGTCTGCTGCCTGCTTGCTCGCAGGGCCCACGGCTTTTACGCCAGAGACGCTGGTGTCGCCCACAGACAAAACCTGGGACTTCTCAGAAAGATAGTGTGCCAG GAAAGTACTAAATTCAAGAATGTTTGGACAACTCATTCTTCATCTCCTATTGCATATGAAAGGGGAAGAATTTACTTAGACAATTACCAGTGCTGTGTTAGCAG CATTGCACAAGAGCCAAGAATACTTTATCAAAAGCCAAAGTGTTCAAAGTCAGAAAAAATAGAAGATGCTTTATTGTTGGAAAGTCCACTG GGGGAAATGCTACCAAGTCCATCAGACTATAAATCTTCCCTGATAGTCTTGACAGTGCAGAACTGGCTTCTACGTCTCTCTGCTGATACTggagaaatactggaaaaaatatacCTTGCTGGTTCCTGTTGCAAATTCAG GTATCTGAGCTGGGATACTCCTCAAGAGGTAATGGTTGTAAAGTCAGCTCAGAATaagctccctgcagcagcacggCAG GCAGGTATCCAACAATCTGTATTGTTCTATCTTGCTGTGTTCCAAGTTTTGCCTCTTTCATTCATTGGAATgctagaaataaacaaaaag atatttgGTAATAGTGTGACAGATGTTGCTGTTTCTAATGGAATCCTGATTGTAATGTGTAGCATGGGTCTGGTCAGGCTCTATAACTTCCAGGCCATCTCAGAACAG TTCATGGAACAGCCATTTGATTTGGGACATGAATTCAACTGGAATGGTCAAGTGGGAGTTGTAGGAAAATATCCATTTGGTCTTCCATGTAACATTAAAATAACAG ATACCCCACCTTTGCTATTTGAAGCATCTTCTCTGGAGAATGCATTTCAAATTGGAGGTTACCCTTGGCATTATATCATCACAcctaacaagaaaaaacataaaggaGTCTTCCATATTTGTTCTCTGAAAGACAATGCTTTG gCAAAAAATGGCATACAGGATATGAAATGCTGTTCGCTGGAACCTGATTGGATATATTTCCACCCAGATATGTCAGGTAGAATAATCCACGTGGGACCAGATTTGATAAA agTCTTGAAGCTtaaggaagttaaaaataatacagatcAAATGGAGATTGCAGAAGATTTTACGATTGTGGCCAACAGAGAAAACTGT gTGAACAGTGCTGTTACTGTAACAGCTTCTGGTCGGGTAGTGAAAAAGCGTTTTAACTTGCTGGATGATGACCCAGAACAAGAG aCATTCAAAATTGTGGACTATGAAGATGAATTGGATTTGTTATCCACTGTGGCAGTTACTGAGGTAGGAGCTGATGGAAGAGCTCACCTTGACTTGCATTGTAATGAACGTGGAATTCTACTTAAGAGTATTCCATTACTGGAGTCCTGGGACGTG acttACAGTCATGAAGTTTACTTTGACAAAGACCTTGTACTACATATAGAACAGAAGCCTAACAGGAGGTTCAGTTGTTACGTTTACCAAATGGTCTGTGATACTGCAAAAGATGATGAATGTTCAAGccatgaaaaaacagaaagagcattttgtaaaaaaggagggagaatttttgaatatatttaa
- the DCAF17 gene encoding DDB1- and CUL4-associated factor 17 isoform X1, producing the protein MRPQAAGGRRAASPNVCCLLARRAHGFYARDAGVAHRQNLGLLRKIVCQESTKFKNVWTTHSSSPIAYERGRIYLDNYQCCVSSIAQEPRILYQKPKCSKSEKIEDALLLESPLGEMLPSPSDYKSSLIVLTVQNWLLRLSADTGEILEKIYLAGSCCKFRYLSWDTPQEVMVVKSAQNKLPAAARQAGIQQSVLFYLAVFQVLPLSFIGMLEINKKIFGNSVTDVAVSNGILIVMCSMGLVRLYNFQAISEQFMEQPFDLGHEFNWNGQVGVVGKYPFGLPCNIKITDTPPLLFEASSLENAFQIGGYPWHYIITPNKKKHKGVFHICSLKDNALAKNGIQDMKCCSLEPDWIYFHPDMSGRIIHVGPDLIKVLKLKEVKNNTDQMEIAEDFTIVANRENCVNSAVTVTASGRVVKKRFNLLDDDPEQEVTDVTFKIVDYEDELDLLSTVAVTEVGADGRAHLDLHCNERGILLKSIPLLESWDVTYSHEVYFDKDLVLHIEQKPNRRFSCYVYQMVCDTAKDDECSSHEKTERAFCKKGGRIFEYI; encoded by the exons ATGCGCCCGCAGGCAGCCGGCGGGAGGAGGGCCGCCTCCCCCAACGTCTGCTGCCTGCTTGCTCGCAGGGCCCACGGCTTTTACGCCAGAGACGCTGGTGTCGCCCACAGACAAAACCTGGGACTTCTCAGAAAGATAGTGTGCCAG GAAAGTACTAAATTCAAGAATGTTTGGACAACTCATTCTTCATCTCCTATTGCATATGAAAGGGGAAGAATTTACTTAGACAATTACCAGTGCTGTGTTAGCAG CATTGCACAAGAGCCAAGAATACTTTATCAAAAGCCAAAGTGTTCAAAGTCAGAAAAAATAGAAGATGCTTTATTGTTGGAAAGTCCACTG GGGGAAATGCTACCAAGTCCATCAGACTATAAATCTTCCCTGATAGTCTTGACAGTGCAGAACTGGCTTCTACGTCTCTCTGCTGATACTggagaaatactggaaaaaatatacCTTGCTGGTTCCTGTTGCAAATTCAG GTATCTGAGCTGGGATACTCCTCAAGAGGTAATGGTTGTAAAGTCAGCTCAGAATaagctccctgcagcagcacggCAG GCAGGTATCCAACAATCTGTATTGTTCTATCTTGCTGTGTTCCAAGTTTTGCCTCTTTCATTCATTGGAATgctagaaataaacaaaaag atatttgGTAATAGTGTGACAGATGTTGCTGTTTCTAATGGAATCCTGATTGTAATGTGTAGCATGGGTCTGGTCAGGCTCTATAACTTCCAGGCCATCTCAGAACAG TTCATGGAACAGCCATTTGATTTGGGACATGAATTCAACTGGAATGGTCAAGTGGGAGTTGTAGGAAAATATCCATTTGGTCTTCCATGTAACATTAAAATAACAG ATACCCCACCTTTGCTATTTGAAGCATCTTCTCTGGAGAATGCATTTCAAATTGGAGGTTACCCTTGGCATTATATCATCACAcctaacaagaaaaaacataaaggaGTCTTCCATATTTGTTCTCTGAAAGACAATGCTTTG gCAAAAAATGGCATACAGGATATGAAATGCTGTTCGCTGGAACCTGATTGGATATATTTCCACCCAGATATGTCAGGTAGAATAATCCACGTGGGACCAGATTTGATAAA agTCTTGAAGCTtaaggaagttaaaaataatacagatcAAATGGAGATTGCAGAAGATTTTACGATTGTGGCCAACAGAGAAAACTGT gTGAACAGTGCTGTTACTGTAACAGCTTCTGGTCGGGTAGTGAAAAAGCGTTTTAACTTGCTGGATGATGACCCAGAACAAGAGGTAACTGATGTA aCATTCAAAATTGTGGACTATGAAGATGAATTGGATTTGTTATCCACTGTGGCAGTTACTGAGGTAGGAGCTGATGGAAGAGCTCACCTTGACTTGCATTGTAATGAACGTGGAATTCTACTTAAGAGTATTCCATTACTGGAGTCCTGGGACGTG acttACAGTCATGAAGTTTACTTTGACAAAGACCTTGTACTACATATAGAACAGAAGCCTAACAGGAGGTTCAGTTGTTACGTTTACCAAATGGTCTGTGATACTGCAAAAGATGATGAATGTTCAAGccatgaaaaaacagaaagagcattttgtaaaaaaggagggagaatttttgaatatatttaa